From a region of the Cololabis saira isolate AMF1-May2022 chromosome 8, fColSai1.1, whole genome shotgun sequence genome:
- the ppcs gene encoding phosphopantothenate--cysteine ligase: MMAEPRTSSIEGKLSEEFAVPSHVDEVKEKMAAFARHHAEAGRKVVLITSGGTKVPLESRTVRFLDNFSSGRRGASSAEYFLDSGYAVIFLHRHRSLYPYVRMFLTVNMLDVLQFRGAEGAAANSGDVVINQQLLPNIAKVLKRYNEVKDGTLLLPIEFNTLSEYLHLLKAAAQALSSIGSKAMFYLAAAVSDFYIPASEMPEHKIQSSNGPLQLSMKMVPKILSPLVKDWAPQAFVTSFKLETDSSILIDKARRALDTYRHQAVVANVLDSRRGYVVVVTPETQAELILTDEDVKNEVEIEDRIVSNLTSAHTKFITQQEG; encoded by the exons ATGATGGCTGAACCCAGAACGTCTTCTATTGAGGGGAAGTTGTCTGAAGAATTTGCTGTTCCGTCCCATGTTGACGAGGTCAAAGAGAAGATGGCTGCTTTTGCTAGACATCACGCAGAAGCAGGTCGCAAGGTGGTCCTCATCACGTCTGGAGGCACTAAAGTTCCCCTGGAGTCTCGCACCGTCCGCTTCCTTGATAACTTCAGCAGTGGCAGACGAGGAGCCTCCTCAGCAGAATATTTCTTAGACTCTGGCTATGCTGTCATTTTCCTACACAGGCATCGCTCTCTTTACCCCTACGTGCGCATGTTTTTAACCGTCAACATGTTGGATGTGCTGCAGTTCAGGGGTGCAGAAGGAGCAGCTGCCAACTCCGGTGACGTGGTGAttaaccagcagctgctgccgAACATTGCCAAAGTGCTGAAACGATACAATGAAGTGAAAGATGGCACGCTCCTGTTGCCCATTGAGTTCAACACTCTGTCAGAGTATCTGCATTTACTCAAAGCAGCAGCGCAGGCACTCAGCAGTATAG GATCAAAGGCTATGTTTTACTTGGCGGCAGCTGTGTCTGATTTCTACATACCAGCATCAGAGATGCCTGAACACAAAATCCAGTCTTCCAATGGGCCTCTTCAA TTGAGCATGAAGATGGTCCCCAAGATACTGTCCCCCCTCGTGAAGGACTGGGCACCTCAAGCATTTGTTACATCTTTCAAGCTGGAGACTGATTCCAGCATACTGATTGACAAGGCTCGGCGGGCTCTGGACACTTACAGGCACCAAGCAGTGGTCGCCAACGTACTGGACTCTAGACGGGGTTACGTGGTGGTGGTGACCCCCGAGACTCAGGCCGAGCTGATCCTCACCGACGAGGATGTGAAGAATGAGGTGGAGATTGAGGACAGGATAGTCAGCAACCTGACATCAGCACACACCAAGTTCATAACTCAACAAGAAGGTTGA